A genomic window from Streptomyces brevispora includes:
- a CDS encoding MlaE family ABC transporter permease, giving the protein MSMLSWLDRSGDQLTFYVRALFWIPRTLRRYLREVQRLLAEVAFGSGGLGVVGGTIGVMIAMTLATGTVVGLQGYAALNQIGTAAFTGFISAYFNTREIAPLVAGLALSATVGAGFTAQLGAMRINEEIDGLEAMGVRSMPYLVTTRIIAGVVAIIPLYAIGLLSSYVSSRYVTVLFNGQSAGTYDHYFNLFLSPQDVLLSVLKVLIFSVMVILAHCYYGFHATGGPAGVGVAVGRSVRNAIVLISVTDFFLSLAIWGATTTVKVAG; this is encoded by the coding sequence ATGTCGATGCTCAGCTGGCTCGACCGATCCGGTGACCAACTCACCTTCTACGTACGGGCATTGTTCTGGATCCCCAGGACCCTGCGCCGCTATCTCAGGGAAGTGCAGCGGCTCCTCGCCGAAGTCGCCTTCGGCAGCGGCGGCCTCGGTGTCGTCGGCGGCACCATCGGCGTCATGATCGCGATGACGCTGGCCACCGGCACGGTCGTCGGCCTCCAGGGGTACGCGGCGCTCAACCAGATCGGCACCGCCGCCTTCACCGGGTTCATCTCCGCCTACTTCAACACCCGGGAGATCGCCCCGCTCGTCGCCGGACTCGCGCTCTCCGCGACCGTGGGAGCGGGCTTCACCGCCCAGCTCGGCGCCATGCGGATCAACGAGGAGATCGACGGCCTCGAGGCGATGGGCGTGCGGTCCATGCCCTACCTCGTCACCACCCGCATCATCGCCGGGGTCGTCGCCATCATCCCGCTCTACGCGATCGGGCTGCTCTCCTCGTACGTCTCCTCCCGTTACGTCACCGTCCTGTTCAACGGGCAGTCGGCCGGCACCTACGACCACTACTTCAACCTCTTCCTGTCCCCGCAGGACGTGCTGCTGTCGGTGCTCAAAGTGCTGATCTTCAGCGTGATGGTGATCCTCGCGCACTGCTACTACGGCTTCCACGCCACCGGCGGACCCGCCGGCGTGGGGGTGGCGGTCGGCCGGTCGGTGCGCAACGCGATCGTGCTGATCAGCGTCACCGACTTCTTCCTCTCGCTCGCCATCTGGGGCGCCACGACGACGGTGAAGGTGGCCGGCTGA
- a CDS encoding MCE family protein, giving the protein MNTRTTTTRRRLAGVALLLVPAVLIWVSVAVYNKDFTDDATVTVRTGSVGNEMHDNADVKLRGVVIGQVRGIAADGEGARLTLAIKPGQLDRIPADVTAQMLPTTLFGERFVALVPPAVPSARTLRAGAVIPQDRSSNAIELEEVLDNVLPLLTAVQPEKLSATLNAVSQALQGRGEKLGDTLVRLDAHLQKFNPQLPTLNADIKELVKVSRVYGDAAPDVLDALTDFTTTSGTLADQQAELADLYGSTTASAQDLTTFLQENKDNLIRLSATGRPTLELLAKYSDEFPCTLRTVTGFVRAMDKALGKGTGQPGLHVTVKSVKSKGKYVPGKDTPVYDATGGPHCYSVPYVGTDAPTAAGRVSALPPLGDEAEADQQAGTGPEATDTSLGMPNSPQESRLVNELVAPSLKVQPQTLPDWSSVLIGPAFRGAEVKLK; this is encoded by the coding sequence ATGAATACCCGGACCACGACCACCCGCCGCAGACTCGCCGGAGTGGCCCTCCTGCTCGTGCCCGCCGTACTCATCTGGGTGTCGGTAGCCGTGTACAACAAGGACTTCACCGACGACGCGACCGTGACGGTACGGACCGGAAGCGTCGGCAACGAGATGCACGACAACGCCGACGTGAAGCTGCGCGGAGTCGTCATCGGGCAGGTCCGCGGCATCGCGGCCGACGGCGAGGGAGCCCGCCTCACCCTCGCGATCAAGCCCGGCCAGCTCGACCGCATCCCGGCCGACGTCACCGCCCAGATGCTGCCCACCACCCTGTTCGGCGAACGGTTCGTGGCACTCGTACCGCCCGCGGTGCCCTCCGCGCGGACGCTGCGGGCCGGAGCCGTCATCCCGCAGGACCGCTCCAGCAACGCCATCGAGCTGGAAGAGGTCCTCGACAACGTCCTGCCACTGCTGACCGCCGTGCAGCCGGAGAAGCTCTCCGCCACCCTCAACGCGGTCTCCCAGGCACTCCAGGGGCGCGGCGAGAAGCTCGGCGACACCCTCGTCAGGCTCGACGCGCACCTCCAGAAGTTCAACCCCCAACTCCCCACGCTCAACGCCGACATCAAGGAACTCGTCAAGGTGAGCAGGGTGTACGGGGACGCCGCACCGGACGTCCTGGACGCGCTCACCGACTTCACCACCACCAGCGGCACCCTCGCCGACCAGCAGGCGGAACTCGCCGACCTCTACGGCTCCACGACCGCTTCCGCGCAGGACCTCACGACGTTCCTCCAGGAGAACAAGGACAACCTGATCCGGCTCTCCGCCACGGGCAGGCCGACGCTGGAACTCCTCGCGAAGTACTCCGACGAATTCCCCTGCACGCTGCGGACGGTGACCGGATTCGTCCGGGCGATGGACAAGGCGCTCGGCAAGGGCACCGGACAGCCGGGTCTCCACGTCACCGTCAAGTCGGTGAAGTCCAAGGGCAAGTACGTGCCCGGCAAGGACACCCCGGTCTACGACGCGACCGGCGGACCGCACTGCTACTCCGTGCCCTACGTCGGTACGGACGCGCCGACGGCCGCCGGACGCGTTTCCGCGTTGCCGCCGCTCGGCGACGAGGCGGAAGCCGACCAGCAGGCCGGCACCGGTCCCGAGGCCACGGACACCTCCCTCGGCATGCCCAACTCCCCGCAGGAGAGCCGGCTCGTCAACGAGCTGGTCGCTCCCTCACTGAAAGTCCAGCCGCAGACCCTGCCCGACTGGAGCAGCGTGCTCATCGGTCCGGCCTTCCGCGGTGCGGAGGTGAAGCTCAAGTGA